In Streptomyces sp. TLI_146, the genomic stretch GAAGGTCGCCGAGACGGGCGGCGACGAGCCGGGCACCGTCACCTTCGGTGACTACGACAAGCCGGTGACGATCACTGCGCCGCCCGCCGACCAGGTCATGGACCTGGAGAAGCTGGGCATGAAGCCCGGCGGCGGCTCCGGCTCCGGCTCCGGCTCCGGCGGGACCGGCGAGCTGAAGGCCTGACACCCGGGCGCCCCCCGGCCGCGGGTGCGGGGAGCGTCACACCGGCACCGACGGGGACCACGGTTGTCAGTGGCCCCCGTTAGCCTCTCTGGGGTGCCCCTCCTCACCGACCCCGAAGAGCTCAAGGAGCTCCTCGGCATCCCGTTCACCCCGGAGCAGACGGCGTGCATCACCGCCCCGCCCGCCCCGCAGGTCGTCGTGGCCGGCGCCGGGTCCGGGAAGACCACCGTCATGGCGGCCCGGGTGGTCTGGCTGGTCGGCACCGGGCAGGTCGCCCCCGAGCAGGTCCTCGGACTGACCTTCACCAACAAGGCCGCGGGCGAGCTCGCCGAGCGGGTCCGCACCGCCCTGGTCCGCGCGGGCATCACCGACCCGGACGCGATCGACCCCGACAACCCCCCGGGCGAGCCCCGGATCTCGACGTACCACGCGTTCGCCGGACAGCTCCTGACCGATCACGGCCTGCGGATAGGGCTGGAGCCCACCTCCCGGCTGCTCGCCGACGCCACCCGCTACCAGCTCGCGGCCCGCGTGCTGCGCGAGGCGCCCGGCCCGTACCCCGCGCTGACCAAGTCCTTCGCCTCCCTGGTCAGCGACCTGCTGGCGCTGGACGCGGAGCTCGCCGAGCACCTCGTACGACCGCAGGAGCTGCGGGCGTACGACCGGGAGCTGCTCCGCGCCCTGGAGGGCGCCAGGCTCAGCAACGCGGATCTGCGCAAGGTGCCCGAAGCAGCCGAGGGGCGGCTGGAACTCCTCGACCTCACCGTCCGTTACCGGGATGCCAAGAAATCCCGTGACCTGCTCGACTTCGGCGACCAGATCGCGCTCTCCGCCGAGCTCGCCCTCACCCGCCCCGAGGTCGGCCGGATCCTGCGCGACGAGTTCCGCGTCGTGCTGCTCGACGAGTACCAGGACACGTCGGTCGCCCAGCGCCGGCTGCTCGCCGCCCTTTTCGGCGGCGGCACCGGACACGCGGTGACCGCCGTCGGCGACCCCTGCCAGGCCATCTACGGCTGGCGCGGCGCCTCAGTGGCCAACCTGGACGACTTCCCGCGCCACTTCCCGTACGAGGACGGCAGCCCGGCCGCCCGCCACTCGCTCAGCGAGAACCGCCGCAGCGGCGGCCGTCTGCTCACCCTCGCCAACTCGCTGGCCGCGCCGCTGCGCGCGATGCACGCGGGCGTGGAGGCGCTGCGCCCCGCCCCAGGCGCCGAGCGCGACGGCACGGTCCGCATCGCCCTGCTCGACACCCACCAGGAGGAGATCGACTGGCTCGCGGACTCCCTGGCGCACCTGGTCCGCACCGGCAAGGAGCCCGGCGAGATCGCCGTCCTGTGCCGGACCGCGGGCGACTTCCCGCAGATCCAGGGCGCGCTCGTCGCGCGCGACATCCCCGTCGAGGTCGTCGGCCTCTCCGGGCTGCTCCACCTGCCCGAGGTCGCCGACCTGGTGGCGGTCTGCGAAGTCCTCCAGGACCCGGGCGCCAACGCCTCCCTGGTCCGCGTCCTGACCGGCCCCCGCTGGCGCATCGGCCCCCGCGACCTCGCCCTGCTCGGCCGCCGCGCCCGCCATCTCGTACGGCGCGAGAGGGCCGGATCGGACGACCCGGACCAGCGGCTCGCGGACGCCGTGGAAGGCGTCGACCCGGCCGAGGTGATCTCCCTCGCGGACGCGCTCGACACCTTCCTGGAGTCGGGTGACGGCGAGGACGACGGGCTGCCCTTCTCGGCCGAGGCGCGGGTCCGCTTCGCCCGGCTCGCCGCCGAGCTGCGCGATCTGCGCCGCTCGCTCGCCGACCCGCTGATGGACGTGCTCCACCGCGTGCTCACCACCACCGGCCTGGAGGTCGAGCTCTCGGCCTCGCCGCACGCCCTGGCCGCCCGCCGCCGCGAGACCCTCGCCAACTTCCTGGACATAGCGGCGGGGTTCGCGGCCCTCGACGGCGAGGCCTCCCTGCTGGCCTTCCTCGGCTTCCTGCGCACCGCCGCCCAGTACGAGAAGGGCCTGGACAACGCCCTGCCCGGCGGCGAGAACACGGTGAAGGTGCTCACCGCCCACAAGTCCAAAGGACTTGAGTGGGACGTGGTCGCCGTCCCCGGCCTGGTCAACGGAACGTTCCCCTCCACCCAGTCGCGGGAGGCCTGGACGGCCCAGGCCAAGGTCCTTCCGCACGCGCTGCGCGGCGACGCCCCCACCCTCCCGGCCACTCCGGAGTGGGACGCCAAGGGCCTCAAGGCCTTCAAGGAGGAGCTCAAGGAGCACCAGCACACCGAGGAACTGCGCCTGGGCTACGTCACGTTCACGCGCCCCCGCTCGCTGCTCCTCGGCTCGGGCCACTGGTGGGGCCCGAGCCAGAAGAAGCCGCGCGGCCCGTCCGAGTTCCTCCAGGCGCTGTACGCCCACTGCGAGGCGGGCCACGGCGAGATCGAGGCCTGGGCGGATGCCCCGGCCGAGGACGCCGAGAACCCGGCCCTGAGCGAGTCGGCCGCCACGCACGCGTGGCCGCTCCCGCTCGACCCGACGTCCCTGGCCCGCCGAAGGGCGGCGGCCGAGACGGTCCTGGCGTACCTGGACGCGGAGGGGGCGGCCGGTGCGGAAGAGTCGCACTACGCGCGCGAGGACTCGGTCCACGCGCGCGTGGCGGACGACCTCTCCTACGAAGCCGACTTCCCCCACGAGACCGACTTCCCCTACGAGGACGGTCTCTACGAGGACGACCCGCTGCCGCCCGAAGGCTCCGGCGCTTTCGACGACTTCGACAGCTTCGACGCCTACGGTGACGCGGACGACCTGGATGTCCTCTCCGCGCTGGAGGACGGCTGGGAGAGCCTGCCGACCCAGCGCCCGGTACCGGCGGAACACGTGGCACCGGCGGAACACGCGGAATCGGCGGGGCGCCTCGCACCGCCCCAGTGCCCCGCCCCGACCCAGCCCTCCGCACTGCCCGACGCCCACGCGCGCGCAGACGTCCCCGCCCAGCCCTCCCGCCCGCGTACTGACGCCCGTACCGACCGCGCCCCGCAGGAGCCGCCCGCCCTCACCCCCGAGGAGCGCCGCGCCATCGCCTCCTGGGACCGCGACCTGGAGGCGCTCACCACCGAGCTCCGCCGCGCCCGCGCCACGAGCCGCGAAGTCCCGGTGCCGCCCTCGCTCACCGCCTCCGACCTGCTGAGACTGGCCGCGGACCCGGACGGCTTCGCCCAGGAGCTGGCCCGGCCGATGCCGAAGCCGCCGCAGCCCGCCGCCCGCCGCGGCACCCGGTTCCACGCCTGGGTGGAATCCCGCTTCGAGGAGCTGCCGCTGCCCATGCTCGGCCCCGACGAGCTCCCCGGCGGCGACGAGAGCGACGCCGACATCGCGGACGAGCGGGATCTGGCGGCCCTCAAGGAGGCGTTCGAGCGCTCCCCGTACGCCCGGCGCACCCCGCTCCGCACCGAAGCGCCCGTCCAGCTCACGCTGGCGGGCCGGGTCATCCGCGGCCGGATCGACGCCGTGTACCCGGGCGAGCGGCCGGGCACGTACGAGATCGTCGACTGGAAGACCGGCCGCGGTGCCACCGGCGACCCGCTCCAGCTCGCCGTCTACCGGCTCGCCTGGGCCGAGCAGCACGGCGTCCCGCTGGAATCCGTTACGGCCGCCTTCCTGTACGTACGTACAGGGGAGACGGTCCGCCCCGCCCGCCTCCCGGGCCGTGCCGAGCTGGAGCGGATCCTGCTGGGGGAGAGCGGCGGAACGGGCGGCGGCCGGGCCGAGCACGGGCACGCGCGCGAGGAGCCTGCCCCCGCGGCCCCGCACGGACCGACCGGGACACCGGCGGACATGCCACCACCAGCGGCCGGATAGGCTCAATGGCATGAGCGAGACCCCGGACAGCGCCGTCCAGACCGCAGCCGACGACACGGTGCGCGCGTA encodes the following:
- a CDS encoding ATP-dependent DNA helicase; translated protein: MPLLTDPEELKELLGIPFTPEQTACITAPPAPQVVVAGAGSGKTTVMAARVVWLVGTGQVAPEQVLGLTFTNKAAGELAERVRTALVRAGITDPDAIDPDNPPGEPRISTYHAFAGQLLTDHGLRIGLEPTSRLLADATRYQLAARVLREAPGPYPALTKSFASLVSDLLALDAELAEHLVRPQELRAYDRELLRALEGARLSNADLRKVPEAAEGRLELLDLTVRYRDAKKSRDLLDFGDQIALSAELALTRPEVGRILRDEFRVVLLDEYQDTSVAQRRLLAALFGGGTGHAVTAVGDPCQAIYGWRGASVANLDDFPRHFPYEDGSPAARHSLSENRRSGGRLLTLANSLAAPLRAMHAGVEALRPAPGAERDGTVRIALLDTHQEEIDWLADSLAHLVRTGKEPGEIAVLCRTAGDFPQIQGALVARDIPVEVVGLSGLLHLPEVADLVAVCEVLQDPGANASLVRVLTGPRWRIGPRDLALLGRRARHLVRRERAGSDDPDQRLADAVEGVDPAEVISLADALDTFLESGDGEDDGLPFSAEARVRFARLAAELRDLRRSLADPLMDVLHRVLTTTGLEVELSASPHALAARRRETLANFLDIAAGFAALDGEASLLAFLGFLRTAAQYEKGLDNALPGGENTVKVLTAHKSKGLEWDVVAVPGLVNGTFPSTQSREAWTAQAKVLPHALRGDAPTLPATPEWDAKGLKAFKEELKEHQHTEELRLGYVTFTRPRSLLLGSGHWWGPSQKKPRGPSEFLQALYAHCEAGHGEIEAWADAPAEDAENPALSESAATHAWPLPLDPTSLARRRAAAETVLAYLDAEGAAGAEESHYAREDSVHARVADDLSYEADFPHETDFPYEDGLYEDDPLPPEGSGAFDDFDSFDAYGDADDLDVLSALEDGWESLPTQRPVPAEHVAPAEHAESAGRLAPPQCPAPTQPSALPDAHARADVPAQPSRPRTDARTDRAPQEPPALTPEERRAIASWDRDLEALTTELRRARATSREVPVPPSLTASDLLRLAADPDGFAQELARPMPKPPQPAARRGTRFHAWVESRFEELPLPMLGPDELPGGDESDADIADERDLAALKEAFERSPYARRTPLRTEAPVQLTLAGRVIRGRIDAVYPGERPGTYEIVDWKTGRGATGDPLQLAVYRLAWAEQHGVPLESVTAAFLYVRTGETVRPARLPGRAELERILLGESGGTGGGRAEHGHAREEPAPAAPHGPTGTPADMPPPAAG